Proteins encoded together in one Deinococcus aerius window:
- a CDS encoding tRNA dihydrouridine synthase has protein sequence MTCGPGFYARRLSRPGAVLAPMAGYSDAPLRQLAAEEGALWTVSEMISARGLVLGGDSEKLTLGRPYPGEANRVVQLFGAEPDILAEAVRRAQAWFTPAALDLNMGCPVPKVRGRGGACLLQTPEVAYDLVRAMRGATELDVSAKIRLGWDTNRSVEVAQGLAAAGASLITVHGRTSAQRYTGEADWDAVARVAASVDVPVVGSGDVRSAAQARARLRSGVAAVMIGRGAVGNPWVFRALATGEDAAPDAGERARTALRHARLHVAFYGADRFGLLSVRPLRKVLPQYLPDHPDLREALVQVNTVEDVERALAPLLAGSGADEDRMKVYEISGPPGGARGML, from the coding sequence GTGACCTGCGGTCCCGGCTTCTACGCTCGCCGCCTCTCCCGGCCCGGCGCCGTCCTGGCCCCCATGGCGGGGTACAGCGACGCCCCCCTGCGTCAGCTCGCCGCCGAGGAGGGGGCGCTGTGGACCGTCAGCGAGATGATCAGCGCCCGCGGCCTGGTGCTGGGCGGCGACTCCGAAAAGCTCACGCTGGGGCGGCCTTACCCCGGCGAGGCGAACCGGGTCGTGCAACTGTTCGGCGCCGAGCCCGACATCCTGGCGGAGGCGGTGCGGCGCGCCCAGGCTTGGTTTACCCCCGCCGCCCTCGACCTGAACATGGGCTGCCCGGTCCCCAAGGTGCGGGGCCGGGGTGGGGCCTGCCTCCTCCAGACGCCCGAGGTGGCCTACGACCTCGTGCGGGCGATGCGGGGGGCGACCGAACTCGACGTGAGCGCCAAGATTCGCCTCGGCTGGGACACCAACCGCAGCGTCGAGGTCGCGCAGGGCCTGGCCGCGGCGGGGGCCAGCCTGATTACCGTCCATGGCCGCACGAGCGCCCAGCGGTACACGGGCGAGGCCGACTGGGACGCCGTTGCCCGGGTGGCGGCGAGCGTGGACGTGCCGGTCGTGGGCAGCGGGGACGTGCGGAGCGCGGCGCAGGCCCGTGCCCGGCTGCGCTCGGGGGTGGCCGCCGTGATGATCGGGCGCGGGGCAGTCGGGAACCCCTGGGTGTTCCGCGCGCTGGCGACGGGGGAGGACGCGGCGCCGGACGCGGGGGAGCGGGCACGCACCGCCCTGCGACATGCCCGGCTGCACGTGGCCTTTTACGGCGCCGACCGCTTCGGGCTCCTCAGCGTGCGGCCCCTGCGCAAGGTGCTGCCCCAGTATCTGCCCGATCACCCCGACTTGCGCGAGGCGCTCGTTCAGGTCAACACGGTGGAGGACGTGGAGCGTGCCCTCGCCCCACTGCTGGCCGGGTCGGGCGCGGATGAGGACAGGATGAAGGTGTATGAAATCTCCGGGCCCCCTGGGGGGGCAAGGGGTATGCTGTGA
- a CDS encoding GNAT family N-acetyltransferase has product MNVTPLALHHAPLLHTLYAAAPGYFALLGTRVPTPREVERDVEIALLDPRRRLELLHDGGELVGSLDCKLGYPGPGDLTINLLLIREDRQSQGLGEQAVRDLEARLPPGTTRILASVLGDNPRGARFWERRGYTFALDARPAMTWYAKPVATSEVKVGLPALSLASD; this is encoded by the coding sequence TTGAACGTCACGCCGCTGGCGCTCCACCACGCGCCGCTGCTTCACACGCTGTACGCCGCCGCCCCCGGGTATTTCGCCCTGCTCGGCACCCGCGTGCCCACCCCGCGCGAGGTCGAGCGCGACGTGGAAATCGCGCTTCTGGACCCCCGCCGCCGTCTGGAGCTGCTGCACGACGGCGGCGAACTCGTGGGCAGCCTGGACTGCAAGCTCGGCTACCCCGGACCCGGCGACCTCACCATCAACCTGCTGCTGATTCGGGAAGACCGCCAGTCGCAGGGGCTGGGCGAGCAGGCCGTGCGCGACCTGGAGGCCCGCTTGCCCCCCGGCACCACCCGCATCCTGGCGAGTGTGCTGGGCGACAACCCGCGCGGCGCCCGCTTCTGGGAACGCCGGGGCTACACCTTTGCCCTCGACGCCCGCCCGGCAATGACGTGGTACGCCAAGCCGGTGGCCACCTCCGAGGTCAAGGTGGGCCTCCCGGCGCTCAGCCTCGCCAGCGACTGA
- a CDS encoding GNAT family N-acetyltransferase: MTALPQVPPELRTPRLLLRAPRPEDAPALHTAVQTSLPELRRWMVWAHDPLDLPGTVQNLTEAAQRFERRETLRYHVWNAEGTELMGSSGYHALDWRVPKGEIGYWIATAHTGQGYATEVARTLTEVGLETLGLRRIEVRCDRRNERSARIPRTLGYTLDALLRNDDVAADDPGQLRNTLLFSVTR, encoded by the coding sequence ATGACGGCCCTGCCCCAGGTTCCCCCTGAACTTCGCACGCCCCGCCTGCTCCTCCGCGCGCCTCGGCCCGAGGACGCCCCCGCCCTGCATACCGCCGTCCAGACCTCGCTCCCCGAATTACGGCGCTGGATGGTCTGGGCGCACGACCCCCTGGACCTGCCCGGCACGGTCCAGAACCTCACGGAGGCGGCGCAGAGGTTCGAGCGGCGGGAGACCCTGCGCTACCACGTCTGGAACGCGGAGGGCACGGAACTGATGGGCAGCAGCGGCTACCACGCCCTCGACTGGCGGGTGCCGAAGGGGGAGATCGGGTACTGGATCGCCACGGCGCATACCGGGCAGGGCTACGCGACCGAGGTGGCGAGGACCCTGACGGAGGTGGGCCTGGAGACGCTGGGCCTTCGCCGCATCGAGGTTCGCTGTGACCGCCGCAACGAGCGCAGCGCCCGGATCCCCCGCACCCTGGGTTACACCCTGGACGCCTTGCTGAGAAACGACGACGTGGCGGCGGACGACCCCGGGCAGCTCCGCAATACCCTGCTGTTCAGCGTGACGAGGTAG
- a CDS encoding DinB family protein, translating to MNVREYYTYLSGAREQLWNFLRALPTADLDRPLIEGDRFHNIKDLLLHVVDMEDHWVHGIARRDGVASRYPHDWVQPHAEQYDLSWILEYGQEVGDRTRAFLETNPDLARPVKLIQDDPASDTVTLDQLMWHVMTHEVRHTAQIALLIRQLGHTPPWLDYLRFMRPQHTLVPAGDMPDDLDDDR from the coding sequence ATGAACGTCCGCGAGTACTACACTTACCTTTCGGGTGCGCGCGAGCAGCTCTGGAACTTCCTGCGGGCGCTTCCTACCGCCGACCTGGATCGGCCCCTGATCGAGGGGGACCGCTTCCACAACATCAAGGACCTGCTGCTGCACGTCGTGGACATGGAGGATCACTGGGTCCACGGCATCGCGCGGCGGGACGGGGTGGCCTCACGCTATCCCCACGACTGGGTGCAGCCGCACGCCGAGCAGTACGACCTGTCCTGGATTCTGGAGTACGGCCAGGAGGTGGGCGACAGGACGCGCGCCTTCCTGGAAACCAACCCTGACCTCGCCCGCCCGGTGAAGCTCATTCAGGATGACCCGGCGAGCGACACGGTCACGCTCGACCAGCTCATGTGGCACGTCATGACGCACGAGGTCCGGCACACCGCGCAGATCGCGCTCCTGATCCGGCAACTCGGGCACACGCCCCCCTGGCTGGACTACCTGCGCTTCATGCGGCCCCAGCACACGCTCGTCCCGGCAGGGGACATGCCCGACGACCTCGACGACGACCGCTGA
- a CDS encoding GNAT family N-acetyltransferase: MTHHRDLSPRSLERQERLVLEGLVGSVPEAERAVLGLTLADVAGGALLTLGHYPQVMDFNRTLSLGVERPATGADLDELQAAGRAHGLTRLMVGVVPGAQPGDLRGRLLERGAQPTRAWMQLWREATPWNSPAPGLDLREVGPEETGTFLDVMGRGFSMPPDLMAMGRGVLGRAGWTHYLAWDGGVPVASASLHLQGGYAWLGNATTLPDWRRRGAQLALVARRVTDAARAGAHTVFTQVAEDLPDKPNPSEHNMRRAGFQVAYRRDHLLLPTGLGA; the protein is encoded by the coding sequence ATGACCCATCACCGCGACCTTTCACCCCGGAGCCTGGAGCGTCAGGAGCGGCTGGTCCTGGAGGGCCTGGTGGGCAGCGTTCCCGAGGCCGAGCGGGCGGTCCTGGGCCTGACGCTCGCGGACGTGGCGGGTGGGGCGCTCCTGACCCTGGGCCACTACCCGCAGGTCATGGACTTCAACCGCACCCTGAGCCTGGGTGTGGAGCGACCGGCCACGGGGGCCGACCTGGACGAGCTTCAGGCGGCGGGCCGCGCCCACGGGCTGACGCGGCTGATGGTCGGGGTTGTTCCCGGCGCCCAGCCTGGCGACCTGCGCGGGCGGCTGCTGGAACGTGGGGCGCAGCCGACCCGGGCCTGGATGCAGCTCTGGCGCGAGGCCACCCCCTGGAACAGCCCGGCTCCCGGCCTGGACCTGCGGGAGGTCGGGCCGGAGGAGACGGGCACCTTCCTGGACGTGATGGGCCGGGGATTCTCAATGCCCCCCGACCTGATGGCGATGGGGCGCGGCGTGCTGGGCCGGGCGGGCTGGACCCACTATCTCGCCTGGGACGGGGGCGTGCCCGTCGCCTCCGCCAGCCTGCACCTGCAAGGCGGGTACGCCTGGCTGGGCAACGCCACCACCCTGCCCGACTGGAGGCGGCGCGGGGCGCAACTCGCCCTGGTGGCCCGCCGGGTCACCGACGCCGCCCGTGCTGGGGCGCACACCGTCTTCACCCAGGTCGCCGAGGACCTGCCCGACAAGCCCAATCCCAGCGAGCACAACATGCGCCGCGCGGGATTCCAGGTCGCCTACCGCCGCGACCACCTGCTGCTCCCCACGGGGCTTGGCGCCTGA
- the argB gene encoding acetylglutamate kinase: MIVKYGGNAMKSAELRRAVAGEIAALRAEVPVVVVHGGGPVIERELAGRGIGSEFRGGLRVTSPEAMEVVEMALAALNKRLSQDVGHAVGLMGRDCELLVAESLDPALGRVGRVTGVNAGLLSTLRGAGLTPVVGCVAVAPDGEALNVNADTAAGAVAGALGEPIVFLTDVDGVYRAYPDPKSLAPHLTRAEVEAGIRDGWIAGGMIPKVRAALEALDAGAPFAVIASGMKAGVLAAAARGEAGTRITP; this comes from the coding sequence GTGATCGTGAAATACGGCGGGAACGCCATGAAGAGCGCGGAGCTGCGGCGGGCGGTCGCCGGGGAGATCGCGGCGCTGCGGGCCGAGGTGCCCGTCGTGGTCGTGCATGGGGGCGGGCCGGTGATCGAGCGCGAACTGGCGGGGCGCGGCATCGGGAGCGAGTTCCGGGGCGGCCTGCGCGTGACCTCGCCGGAGGCGATGGAGGTCGTCGAGATGGCGCTTGCCGCATTGAACAAGCGGCTCAGCCAGGACGTGGGGCACGCGGTGGGCCTGATGGGCCGCGACTGCGAACTGCTGGTGGCCGAGAGCCTCGACCCCGCGCTGGGCCGGGTGGGCCGGGTAACGGGCGTGAACGCTGGCCTGCTGAGCACGCTGCGGGGGGCGGGCCTCACTCCCGTGGTGGGCTGCGTGGCCGTGGCCCCGGACGGTGAGGCGCTCAACGTGAACGCCGACACGGCGGCGGGGGCGGTCGCCGGGGCGCTGGGCGAACCCATCGTGTTCCTGACCGACGTGGACGGCGTGTACCGCGCCTATCCCGACCCGAAGAGCCTGGCGCCGCACCTCACCCGCGCGGAGGTCGAGGCGGGCATCCGGGACGGCTGGATCGCGGGGGGCATGATCCCCAAGGTGCGCGCGGCGCTGGAGGCGCTGGACGCCGGAGCCCCCTTCGCCGTGATCGCCAGCGGGATGAAGGCGGGCGTGCTGGCCGCCGCCGCGCGGGGGGAGGCGGGCACGCGGATCACACCTTGA